A window from Candidatus Thorarchaeota archaeon encodes these proteins:
- a CDS encoding pyridoxal-phosphate dependent enzyme: MIDLEIHQEQLERTVERCRERDIIIPTFEQMKHPEKVPEQIKKELKETELWEVTPQNLFRITWKNEPVDKGGLYRPIANYMELPPELTGVDARIIALVGKWFPTGSHKVGATFGCLAPPLVTGQFDPTFHKAVWPSTGNYCRGGAYDAALLGCKSVAILPEEMSQERFDWLKTVAGEIVKTPGGESNVKEIYDAVNEMKDERDDVFVFNQFSEFGNYEFHYAVTGEAMQEVLDKEMGNDRYHGLCLTTGSAGTIACGDYLKEVYPTSKVVAGEAIQCPTLRLSGYGYHRIEGIGDKHVPWIHNVRNTDMVIGIDDRDTMRLIRLFNEPAGQKYLKNEIGVPDEFVDKLNLLGISSIANVLMAIKYAKYYELTSNDIVMTVFTDSMELYQSRLREARQKHGEYTKEDAIRDYHQCILGQKIDAMQELGYYERKRIHHLKYFTWIEQQGFPLDKLNAQWYDYDEYWPAIRKMVDPIDELIRKFNDKVGLLE, encoded by the coding sequence ATGATCGATTTAGAAATACATCAAGAGCAGCTCGAACGAACAGTGGAACGGTGCAGAGAACGGGACATTATCATCCCCACCTTTGAACAGATGAAACATCCCGAAAAAGTCCCTGAACAGATAAAGAAAGAGCTAAAAGAAACAGAACTATGGGAAGTTACACCTCAGAATCTTTTCCGCATTACCTGGAAGAACGAACCCGTCGATAAGGGAGGTCTCTACAGACCAATAGCCAACTACATGGAACTTCCTCCTGAGCTGACTGGTGTTGACGCAAGAATCATCGCGCTTGTAGGAAAATGGTTCCCAACCGGCTCCCACAAAGTTGGCGCTACCTTCGGATGTCTTGCACCTCCGCTCGTTACCGGACAATTCGATCCAACATTCCACAAAGCCGTCTGGCCAAGCACCGGAAACTACTGCCGTGGCGGCGCCTACGATGCTGCTTTGCTGGGTTGCAAGAGCGTCGCAATACTCCCAGAAGAGATGTCGCAGGAGCGGTTCGACTGGCTCAAAACCGTAGCCGGTGAAATCGTCAAGACGCCGGGTGGAGAAAGCAATGTCAAGGAAATATATGACGCCGTTAATGAGATGAAAGACGAGCGTGATGATGTCTTCGTGTTCAACCAGTTCTCAGAATTCGGAAATTACGAGTTTCACTATGCTGTGACCGGGGAGGCTATGCAGGAAGTCCTCGACAAGGAAATGGGGAACGATAGATACCACGGGCTCTGCCTGACCACAGGCTCAGCAGGAACTATCGCATGTGGAGACTATTTGAAGGAAGTCTATCCAACATCAAAAGTGGTGGCTGGAGAAGCCATCCAGTGCCCAACACTTCGACTCAGCGGATATGGTTACCACCGCATCGAGGGGATCGGTGACAAACATGTGCCATGGATTCACAACGTTCGCAACACAGATATGGTCATAGGTATTGATGACCGCGACACCATGCGTTTAATCAGACTCTTCAACGAACCCGCAGGGCAGAAGTATCTAAAGAATGAAATTGGCGTGCCTGATGAATTCGTAGATAAATTGAATCTCTTGGGCATATCAAGTATAGCAAACGTCCTCATGGCAATCAAATACGCGAAGTACTACGAGCTGACCAGTAACGACATCGTGATGACCGTATTCACAGACTCCATGGAGCTATACCAATCCCGGTTGAGAGAAGCCCGCCAGAAACACGGAGAATACACGAAAGAGGACGCCATACGCGACTATCATCAATGTATACTTGGGCAGAAAATAGATGCAATGCAAGAGCTCGGCTACTATGAACGGAAGCGAATCCATCACCTGAAATACTTCACCTGGATCGAGCAGCAGGGCTTTCCACTCGACAAGCTGAACGCGCAGTGGTACGACTATGACGAATACTGGCCTGCTATCCGCAAGATGGTTGACCCAATCGATGAATTGATTCGGAAATTCAATGACAAAGTTGGACTACTAGAATAG
- a CDS encoding PQQ-binding-like beta-propeller repeat protein, whose protein sequence is MNNLPARGQNHSRAIPADVTTLWSFETGAEVDSSPALGDLDQDGYLDVVVGSNDRNVYALDGTSGAELWSFTTGVPVVSSPALGDLDGDGGLDVVVGGTDYEVYALDGSSGNEIWSFQTNDAFFSSPALGDLDGDGDLDVAIGCNDNNIYALDGNNGTELWSFETGDDVYSSPALGDLDGDGGLDVVVGSDDNGTYALDGTSGTELWSFETTGDIFSSPALGDLDDDGGLDVVIGSLDDKIYALDGSSGNELWSFHTGVPVISSPAINDLDGDGDLDVVAGGALGTVYAIDGGSGNELWTFDTEDQISSSLAIADMDGDGGMDVVAGSMGDLIYALDGNSGTEIWSFETDGGVLSSPAIGDLDDDGNADVVVGSRDYNVYALTLAPSTTTTDATSATTTETTEPEGIDPVLLVAGVGAAAGVIIVIVILYAKK, encoded by the coding sequence ATGAACAATCTACCTGCCCGAGGGCAGAATCATTCCAGGGCTATACCTGCCGATGTTACCACCCTCTGGTCATTTGAAACCGGCGCTGAAGTGGATTCCTCACCGGCTCTGGGAGACCTAGATCAAGATGGTTATTTGGATGTAGTTGTTGGAAGTAATGACCGCAATGTCTACGCACTAGATGGTACTTCTGGGGCGGAGCTCTGGTCGTTTACGACAGGCGTCCCTGTAGTCTCCTCACCTGCACTTGGTGATTTAGATGGTGATGGCGGCCTCGATGTGGTCGTAGGAGGCACGGACTACGAGGTCTATGCACTCGATGGTAGTTCCGGCAACGAAATCTGGTCCTTTCAGACCAATGACGCTTTCTTCTCCTCTCCAGCTCTTGGTGATCTAGACGGTGATGGCGACCTCGATGTTGCTATAGGATGTAATGACAATAACATCTATGCGCTGGATGGAAATAATGGCACCGAGCTTTGGTCCTTTGAGACGGGGGATGATGTCTATTCCTCGCCTGCACTTGGTGACCTAGATGGTGATGGCGGCCTCGATGTGGTAGTGGGAAGTGACGACAATGGCACCTACGCGCTCGATGGCACTTCCGGTACCGAGCTTTGGTCCTTTGAGACTACCGGCGATATCTTTTCCTCACCGGCTCTCGGTGACCTAGACGATGATGGCGGCCTCGATGTGGTGATAGGAAGCCTCGATGATAAAATCTACGCACTCGACGGCAGCTCCGGGAATGAGCTCTGGTCCTTCCACACAGGGGTTCCTGTTATATCCTCCCCAGCAATCAATGATTTAGATGGCGACGGTGATTTGGATGTGGTTGCGGGAGGTGCACTTGGTACTGTCTATGCAATAGATGGCGGCTCCGGTAACGAGCTGTGGACCTTTGACACAGAAGACCAAATCAGTTCTTCGCTGGCCATCGCTGATATGGACGGTGATGGAGGCATGGATGTGGTGGCGGGAAGTATGGGCGATTTAATCTACGCACTAGATGGGAATTCCGGCACCGAAATCTGGTCCTTTGAGACTGACGGAGGGGTACTTTCCTCACCAGCAATTGGTGATTTAGATGATGATGGAAACGCAGATGTCGTCGTTGGGAGTAGAGATTATAATGTCTACGCACTCACCCTGGCTCCTTCAACAACCACTACTGATGCGACATCGGCGACAACCACAGAAACTACAGAGCCGGAGGGAATAGATCCGGTTCTACTCGTTGCGGGGGTTGGAGCTGCGGCTGGAGTAATAATAGTGATTGTCATTCTCTATGCCAAGAAATAA
- a CDS encoding dodecin domain-containing protein: MTVAKVIELVGSSEESFEDAVQNAVDTASDTIRNIHGLDVLDWTADVEDGEIVKYRANVKIAFRYEE, from the coding sequence ATGACAGTAGCAAAAGTCATCGAATTAGTTGGCAGTTCAGAAGAGAGCTTCGAGGATGCAGTCCAGAATGCAGTCGATACTGCATCTGACACAATCAGAAATATACATGGGTTAGATGTCCTAGACTGGACTGCTGATGTCGAAGACGGGGAAATCGTGAAATACAGAGCGAATGTTAAAATCGCATTCCGCTACGAAGAATAA